TGGATTAGGTTTAATCTGGTTCTACtctcagaaaaaaaggtgctatctagagcataaaatggttcttcggctgtgTTGTAAGAGTTGTAAACCAACTGTAAGTGTTGATTAATGGACTTTACATGGTTCTAGTGATATGTGGTCctgtgtggttcagttggtagagcatggcactagcaacgccagggttgtaggttcgatttcCACAGGGGACTAATACCATAaactaaaatgtatgcactcactactgtaagtcgctctagataagagggtctgctaaatgactgaaatgtaaaaaatgtaaatatgctcAAATTCTCCAGTGACCCTTCCTTTTTATCCTGATAGAGCACACATCCTCATAGTCTCCGACACTAGGCTATAAATCCACATATTTCCGTCACTCATGTTGACTTGGGTGGTTTTGGACAGCTGTATCTAATCCAAAATTAGTTGCGTAATTCATGTTGTGGTAAAGAAACATCTAAAGTATGTCACCATATTGCGATTCATTAGTTATTTGCTGAACAACCACCTTATGACTTGCAACTCCAAGTTACACTCCAAATAGTTCAGCTGCAGCATATATGGAGACTCATGGATACACTGTTTCAATAGCATGTGATTTCTTTAAACAGCATAAGTAATATACCTTCAGTAGAATTAGTGTAAAcaaaatgttttatacatttttaggcctacagtatgtactGGCTGTTTGGTATGCACTGAGTACTGAGTGTCTGATATGTTGATTCATGTACACTGTCCCATCTTATGAAACCTGTAAGTAATATGTGACTTTAAAAAAAAGACGTTTTaaaattgtctgtctgtctgtctgtctgtctgtctgtctgtctgtctgtctgtctgtctgtctgtctgtctgtctgtctgtctgtctgtctgtctgtctgtctgtctgtctacgtTGTCGCAGACGCCCAGCCGGCTCAGCAGGCGCAATGTAAGGTGAGGACAGAGGTGATGGAGGTGACCCGTGCCATGTTGGACCGCAGCAACGCCAACTTCCTGTTGTggcctccctgtgtggaggtacagCGATGCTCCGGCTGCTGCAACACCAAGAGCCTGCAGTGTGTTCCCGTGCTGACGCACACCAGGCACCTACAGGTACATATACACCCCAGCTGACTTAGGcctacctggtaaaataaagggtTAGTCATTACATgaataaaacataaaaaagtGTTTTAGTCGTTTTGAATTTAAAGTGCCTACCTGGTCAAATAAAGGGTTAGTTattacaaaaatataaaataaaaagcgGTTTAGTCATTTTGAATTCTGCACTTCCGCAGAGctaatcttcctcctcctcctcctcctcctcctcctcctcctcctcctcctcctcctcctcctcctcctcctcctcctcctcactaggTGATGAAGATCCAGTACGTGGAGAAGCGGCCCAACTACTCCAAGGCGGTCGTCTCGGTCCACGACCACGTGGAGTGTCGCTGCCAGCCCGCTCCTCGCCCCCCGGCCATCCCCATGAAGAAGTCCACGCCCCGCAGACAGCAGAAAGAGAACAAAGGAGAGGTGCATCCAGCCAAGGCCAGATCCAAGGAGGAGCTGCACCGTAGAGACGAGCTGAAGCACAACCAGAGGATCCAGCTGGAAGACCTGCTGGACCAGCACTGGAACCCCAAGGACACCTCCTCAGAACCAGGGGAAGGGAAAGGGGGCTATGGGCTAGACCATGACAAGATGGATCCTCATTGGGTACTTAACGCTACCAGACAGCTGGAAGCCAAGGAGTGGACCGGACGTCGACATgacatggaggaggggagagacagtAGTAGTGTCAACAGCACTACAACTGCAGTGGACGTCGACATGGCACAGCTTGATCACGAGAAGAGAGATGGGGTCAAGACACGAGGGGACTCACTATTTAACATTACTGAGGGAAATGTCAGCAGGGGAGATAGGCAGCAGGGTAGTCTGAGCCtcagtgaggaggagggagaccaggagacacagagacaacccacacaaacacagagtCCCTCGCTACGCACCAACACATCAAAGCAACAGCGACATGGGAACAACTCCTCCTCAGAGGAAACCAAAAGCAGAGAGGGAGCCAATCAAAGAACGGAACAGCGATTCCATCCTACGGAGGAAACCAATCAGAGGCCCAAGAGCAGATTTCCTCCCCTTGAGGAAGCCGATCAAAGATGTAAAGACAATGAGACCCCTGATTCAGAGAGGAGGCTCCAGCACGATCTCCAACTGGAACAGGagaagctggaggaggagaggaaggagctgTTGTTACTCCACAGGAGGCTGGACGATGAGAAGGAGCTCCTGAGACGGGAGCAACAGAAACAACAGCAAGAAGAAGAGGAGCAGCAGTACCATCGTAAACATCATCAAACTCAAACCACCCCACAAAGAACAGGTAGATAGAGAACATTGTGAGCTAgcaagtgtgtgtggtgtgtggtgtgtctgtgtgtctctgtgtgtgtgtgtttttgactTATGTTTCTCAGTTTACATTTTATTCCAAACTGTTAAATCATCTGTGTCTCATATTCTTCTATTCTCCCAGACACAGTGTCGCCCACTTCGAGACGAGCGCCCTCAGTCCCAGCTAGTACCCGGCCACCTGCTCGGCCCGGCCCACCTAGGAAGAGAATGAGGAAGAACAACCGCAAACGCATCAGCAAGGCTGCGATGAGAGCAATGCTAATGTAGATTCTACAATCTCTCTGCAGGTAAGAGATAGAATGGATAGAAACGATTTCCTAACACAAATACTTTCCAAACCCATTCAAATACTTTTCAAGTACTTTCAAATACCAACACTTTcaaaaacatttttggggaaaGTATTTGCAAACAGTTTTCATATACTTTCCTAAccctttcaaatactttccacAGAAAGTGTGAATGCATATTCAAAATCTACATTCTAGACAAGCCAGGTCTAGAATGTAACCATTTAAACAATTTTTCTGTTTCTCCTTCTCATCCAGGGAGTGATGCTCTCTGTCTTTGTCGTGAACAATCCAGTGACGACACCGAGCAGTTAATTCCTTTCTTATGAGTTAATATTCATGTGTCAGTAACCTGCTCGTCCTGTGACCGTGAGGTATTCCCTAATAGTACTAATGATTGTCTGGTGAACCCAAAACAACCCTTGGACGGAAATAATTATGGGACAAGAAAAATGGGATGTAAATACATACAAGGTCGAGGTGATCCATCAACATATCTCCGATCCATCAAAAGATGATCTCCTTTTGACAACAAGATGTTCCCCCAGTCGGATCAAGAACACTGGAACGTTGGAACAGAACATTCAAACAACATTAGAATGTTGGAACAGATAATTGGAACAACATTAGAACTTTGGGAGAATGTTGGAACATTCACAAGGATGCTGGACTGTCGTTGGACTCAGTGCTATTGGACCTCCTCATGACTTTTGAACAGCATAGAGAACCACTCCAGTCAGTAGAGATCAAGTCGGTTAAAGACACTTCGTATGCTCTTCAGAGGCATGGTTTACTATAACTCCCAAGAAGTGGACTGATCACGCTTGTCAAGAAGACCAAGGAGAGAGAGCATTTTTATGTCAGTTCAAATCTCCCCTTTCCCTATGAGCACAAGATGTTGAAAATACGTGTTTTGGGTAAAAAATACAtaagaaaatacatattttaaaaaTGTTGCTCACTGGGTTCTGACATGGAAGAAGACATTTTCTTTTTCGGAATAGAAAGATACACTGGTAGAGGATCGGGAAAATACCATGGCAAGCAGATATTACAGGGACAATGGGAAAGAAAGAGTGACCAATGATGACATTTATATGAGCTAGGACAGTTGGAATGACTGGTAGTCTTGACTGATGCGAGCAGTATCCCTACATTGTGTTTAAGCTGCTCTATATGTTCTAGTCTATTCCCGCACTAAGGGAGGGCAATAGAACTACACAGCAAAGATATTACGTCTCTATAGTTACATAATGTAGAATCTCGTTTTCTATAAAcatatttaattttatttaatttgaccTAAAACACTGGAATTCCACCAACAACAATGCACAGGTTTGCATTCTCATGTTCAGCTGAGGCTTCTGCACTTCTTTCGGAGAGTGTAATTAAAACAAGATGCAAGGTGCTATACAGGGGTTGCATTACACCTTTATGTCTGTCTTTAACATTATTTATTCCTTATGTGTTCATTTTCAATAGGATTACTGCATATGAAGCATTTTGGGGGTTGAATATCGATCACTCTTCCGGTCTCAATATAATTTGAGCTGTCAGCCTTTGTGCACACATACAAtagcctagattcaatcagatcaagcgttatccggcgatagcagacacccgcatagcagttgttttggcggtgtcagaggaggaactgcattggagctgtcaaattggctcgaagttcagaacgagaaagtgtaggctatacaGAAATAATTACACTCAAATTAAAAACTAGTTAAACAAAATAgaggatttctatcatcctaatggaggtgtagattacatctcacattccagtgttcgaacttgtaaacaaggctgcatagGATTTCTGTTAATGAGActcagccaatggcaatgtccgctttaggtataatgccgggaGCCACTTACGGATTTGCAGATGTTGGCTAAAGCGGACGCGGATCTGATTGAATTGAGCCCAATGTAACTACAAAGAAAAGCTTTGAaaagggaaaaggtgttgtctgTTGCCTGCCATTCACTGTCTGTATGATAGACAGGTGATGGTAATGACTTTGTATTGTTGTATAACTTTGTGTGTCAGTGTAGGTGTGCGTTTGTATGTGCGTGTCTGTACTCGCGCGTGTGTACAATATGCGCGTGTGTGCCCGTGTGAGTGTTAGAGTATATGTAAGTATGTGAACAGAATCATATGTATGTGTTTGATCACTAACACTCATGAATCCATAAGTCAGATAGTCCCTTATTCACAATGCTCATTGCTAACCAGGCCTTCTCTGCATAGGGAACAGTAGAGCATCAGACCTTCTGTATCCTGAGGCTGTGTGTTGCTTTAtttaatacagacagacagacagacacagcaagGGTACTGGAATGAGGTGCCATTGTCATTTTTAACACAGAGAATTATGCACTACTGAATACAGAAAttggggcttctctctctctctttctgtcagttTGTgacagcacacacaaacacaccccagACTGAGACTGCAGTATTGTGACCCAGCTAAAGCAAGGATTGTGGAGAAATCATACAGTGTGACTGTGGGCCAGTAATCCTAGTTGTAACACGCCCTGCTGTATTCAAGCCTTTGCTACAAAATATTGACATTTAATCTTGATTTACAGTAAGTTGTCCTAAAAAAAGGGTTCAAGCTTTGTTTAGTAGTATCCTATGGATTTTACAAGGCCGTTTAGCAAAACTATTAGGTGAATAATCTAACACTACAATTTGAAGAGAAGAAGTGCCCTGATAAAAGTGTCAGATATTAAAAGCAGCATGGGTCAGATGTGTCAAGCAAAGAAGCTCAGTGCTTGTGTGTGGGCCACTGCTGGTCACCTTTCAGGTATAGTGTGCACACTTCAAATAGCCTAACTACCAGCCAAATTTATTTTAAATATTGAAAATGTGGTATATGTCATAATGCCTTCTTGCTACTGTAATTAGTTATTGTCTGTTTTGTTATGAGTTATCAAGAAATGAATGTTGTGATAATTGCCACTTAATTATATTTTGATATGATTATAAAAAACATATGTGCGAAAGTGTACTTGTGCTGTGAGCTGTTGTCCTGCTTTTTGTGTTGTGAAGTAAGAGAATCtagccactgggcacagacgtcagttcgtctagttttgatttacatttggttgagttgtcaactaaggtGATTtccagtttcaagttttaatgtcacgtgcacaagtacagtgaaatgcctttcttgcaagcttcaaacccaacaatgcagtaatcaatatccatagctaggtttccatccaattggcggcAGATTTTCATTCAGTTTTAATGTACTGAATAAAattctaaagttcaatgtgtttccattacATTTAAACTCtcccgatagttttgtcacaaaaactgttgcgttaaatagcaaatgtgcctacttgGATCTTGGCACGTGCGCCCTAGCCAACAGcatgcagatacagtgtgggtaggctgtgcgggtaggctggtctacatgatgagattactatggataagagcgaggatattacttcttttttttaacagcagtcaagcatcaaacctcatgtcaccagaataagacctttgatatttattggaaacgAGCATCAaaatcactgtgcactttcaccaccctgtgaagttcatcatcatttatttaatctgtagcctaataaactgcatggtttaccaagtcatagtgggaggaccacacaacatatcgcgtgactccaagttcacttcgatatgatggttattatatcaatattagcgcataaaggcgtttccaccaccatttctcgcataattaattttacagacacaaaaagatcccaccatgtcgaacgaacaaattacctgtcggcatttataaaattgtaccaaaactacctgtttccatcacagctgtctttatttttttatacggTATGAATTTactccagaggaggctggtgggaggagctataggaggatgggttcattatatggctggaatggaataaatcgAACgcatatcaaacacatcaaacatatggaaaccacattccattccagacattacaatgagctcatcctcctatagctcttcccaccAACCTCCACcgctttactcgcataaaaactgtggatggaaacgtggttagtgtagcactaaaaataacataaggtagaacaaaaacacagaagaaaaaaagaaaaaaagaaacaagaacacaagaaagtaagaagctatatacagggtcagtttcaataccatatttacaatttgcagggatactggagtgatagaggtaaatatgtataggggtaaggtgactagggatcaggatatatgataaacagtagcagcagcgtaaattgtgattgtatgtgagtgtgtgtgtgcctgtgtgtagagtcagtataaaagtgtgtgcatgttatgtgtgtgttggagtgtgcatgagtgtgtagagtgctgtgagtgtgcatagagacaaaaATTAAAAGAAAGAGTCCAAAAATGTTaataaaatacaagggtcaacaCAGACAGTCTGTGTAGTCATTCTGTtagctgtttagcagtcttaAGGCTTGGGGATCAGTGAAGGGAAGCCAGTTTTCCCCAAATAATtgacaaagaaaaaaagaaaataaatatgttttcagaattgtccttcaattcgcaagaggcttcaccggagaaagcatccgagcgagcgaaacagcgcccctctgtctctgtatgtgtaggccatctatctgatgcagTCTGGTCATAAAGAGTATGGCATTGTTGCCAACCAGCCTTGAATGCAAGGGGAGcaagcgagcatttggcctcccttgataaaaaagtataaaataatagccaatcagtgttgaactaaactgtgaatggtcctggcgcaccaaataAAAGTGTCAATGGAagacagtttggatttggcttcaatCCTATCACAGAGAAATATGTCATCgatagaaacaacttgaattgatGCATCTCGTTGTgctgttgtcctccggtggctagctagctagctaaaattggccattttctaaattagccatggatggagatagggatttggacttgtggttctacttacttctctgtactggccaatgattataacggcgattctgatccaaccataaaatacattgtgctcctggactgagaggatggaCGTTCattatgtagctagatgtagaaggctaatgttaactagctaacgttgcccatgaaaggaagataggctagcaagcaagcattttagctaggtagcctaggacaacaaaaaataaaagcgtgtactgcatgacagagtcatagaccgtttcgttAACATGaatgagaggaggatggcattgccgtttctctacaagtagggtgagtcaacatgttttttctacttgcacgaacgcacaaacacacacagacagaaccatggacagccacatcatatttagcttacattgattgaactaaattgtttttggtatcttttagttgtcactgtattagactaagcgtaggtaatttgatgatgttgaaatgttgaagatgaaatagtgctggaatagtggaggcagctcctgttttctttgcaacttgcagtaactctctgtggttctaaatcaatagttgtttagtagtccaaaaatgtcggaaacattaacttttcttgaccatgctgtaggtcatgtaactgtttgttacatgcaatatgctttgtggacagaGGTTGTTCTCCGGTTTCTGCctctgtgtcttcttattgtctcggccttaggcataTACTGTATCACGGTCACAAGGCAAATTAATTAACAGGTTATTGAGCAAACAACAATTATTCTGGTTTGGcttcccagtgattttacccactcaCCGCTACtgttggggatagaagctgttcaggagcctgttggtgtcagacttgatgcaccgctaccgcttgccgtgcggaagcagagataacagtctatggcttggttgGCCTTCCGGGCCATCCTTTtacactgcctgatatagaggtcctggatggcagggacctcggccccagtgatgtgctgggctgtctgcaccaccctctgtagcgccatgcgatcgagggtggTGCTGTTgtcataccaagcagtgatacagccagtcaagacgctttcaatggtgcagctgtataaccttttgaggatttgagggccaaTGAAAAAACCTTTTCAacttcctgagggggaagaggcgctgttgcgccttcacgacaattttaagtccttagtgatttggacacgtaggaacttgaagctctcgacccgttccactgcagccctgttgatgtggatggggacaTGCTCGCcccccatttcctgtagtccacgatcagctctttgtttgatgactttttgcaaatccaagtagttttccacgttgattcaacgtcatcacatagatacagtggcttgcgaaagtattcaccccccttggcattttcctattttgttgccttacaacctggaattaaaatggattttttgggggggttctaTCATTtgctttacacaacatgcctaccactttgaagatgcaaaatattttggggggtgaaaccaacaagaaataagacaaaaaaacagaaaacttgagcgtgcataactattcaccccccgaaagtcaatactttgtagagccaccttttgcagcaattacagctgcaagtctcttggggtatgtctctataagcttggcacatctagccactgggatttttttccccattcttcaaggtaaaactgctccagccccttcaaattggatgggttctgctggtgtacagcaatctttaagtcataccacagattctcaattggattgaggtctaggccattccaagacatttaaatgtttccccttaaaccactcaagtgttgctttagcagtatgcttagggtcattgtcctgctggaaggtgaacctccgtcccagtctcaaatctctggcagactgaaacaggtttccctcaagaatttccctgtatttagtgccatccacattccttcaattctgaccagtttcctaatccctgccgatgaaaaacaaccccacagcatgatgctgccaccaccatgcttcactgtggggatggtgttctcggggtgatgagaggtgttgggtttacgccagacatagcgttttccttgatggccaaaaagctcaattttagtctcatctgaccagagtaccttcttccatatgtttggggcgtctccaacatgccttttggcgaacaccaaacatgtttgcttatttttttctttaagcaatggctttttctggccactcttccataaagcccagctctgtggagtgtacggcttaaagtggtcctgtggacagatactccaatctctgctgtggagctttgcagctccttcagggttatctttggtctctttgttgcctctctgattaatgccctccttgcctggtccgtgagttttggtgggcggctctctcttggcaggtttgttgtggtgctatattctttccattttttaaataatggatttaatggtgctccgtgggatgttcaaagtttcggatatttttttataacccaaccctgatctgtatttctccacaacCCTGACCTGCTCATTCCAAGCAACTGCTGTGGGGACACACATGAACTCTGGCACACCTTTTCATTCTGTGGTTTACTTTGCACACTTACCCTCTACTCGACTTCTGGAACTCACAAACTCAGCTGTAAAACTGCATCTCAGCCTCTGCTACAGGCAGCAGTGCAAGCTTGCATTGGCACACAGCACAGAAACTATTGCTGCCCCTGCAAACACATGAATGTGGATAACAATTCCTCAGCTGTCAAGTAGTCTAAGCTATCAATTAAATTAGAGAATGGTCCCCATGATAATGCAAAACACATTCTCATATTATCTCAATATTTTCCACTTCTTTGTGACTGATTATGGCCTTTGAACACAACAGCTGTCCCTCTCTTGTTTATTGGGCTTGGGCACACACAACATAGCTTTATGTTCCTCTCAAGACATCATACAGCAGGTCCCAGAATCCTATACACAAGGCCCAGGGCCCTACCATCAACCTCACATCCCCATACTACTTTTAAACAGCACACCATCTCAACATTCAGCACAGAGGTGGGATGATATATTCAAGGAAGGGATGGTGAAGTTGTCCAACCCCCCACAAACATCAAACAACAATGCGGAGAGCACAGAGGTGGGCCTGTTGACTGCCCCCATAGTCCCCATCGTCCCCCAGTAGATTGGGTTCATCCACCATGGCAGTGGGTGTCTGTGTGGGACCAGGGACCATGACTAAGGTGACATGATCTGGGTCATCGGATCTGGGTCAT
This sequence is a window from Coregonus clupeaformis isolate EN_2021a chromosome 7, ASM2061545v1, whole genome shotgun sequence. Protein-coding genes within it:
- the LOC121569729 gene encoding trichohyalin, whose amino-acid sequence is MSSWVWVQLLALLAACLRVGSAEGDPLPPGLVELVRSNPISSIEDLQLLLLSDSVDEDVSDDLLPSGQHSNNTSNRLPRSLDAQPAQQAQCKVRTEVMEVTRAMLDRSNANFLLWPPCVEVQRCSGCCNTKSLQCVPVLTHTRHLQVMKIQYVEKRPNYSKAVVSVHDHVECRCQPAPRPPAIPMKKSTPRRQQKENKGEVHPAKARSKEELHRRDELKHNQRIQLEDLLDQHWNPKDTSSEPGEGKGGYGLDHDKMDPHWVLNATRQLEAKEWTGRRHDMEEGRDSSSVNSTTTAVDVDMAQLDHEKRDGVKTRGDSLFNITEGNVSRGDRQQGSLSLSEEEGDQETQRQPTQTQSPSLRTNTSKQQRHGNNSSSEETKSREGANQRTEQRFHPTEETNQRPKSRFPPLEEADQRCKDNETPDSERRLQHDLQLEQEKLEEERKELLLLHRRLDDEKELLRREQQKQQQEEEEQQYHRKHHQTQTTPQRTDTVSPTSRRAPSVPASTRPPARPGPPRKRMRKNNRKRISKAAMRAMLM